The Lysinibacillus sp. FSL W8-0992 genome contains the following window.
ATTCTTATGTTCATTATACACTTAAAAATTACAGTGTAAACTTTAAAATTAAAAAATAAATTTAAAAGTGTTTACAAGGTAATTTATTTATGTATAATGAAACTATAAAGTTACAAAAGTTATTCTTGTGTGAAAAACGCAAGTCGAAAGAGAGGTGTGCAAATTGGCATTCGAATACTTAGCACAATACACAACATTCGATTCAGTAGCAGATATGGATAAGAGTGTGGAAGACCACATGGCAGTTCACTATTACGACCTAACAGAATCAGAAAGAGCTATCGTATACAAACTTGCTAGTCACAGCTTAGAACATACAGGAGCATGCCATTTAAAGGCTTCAACAATTGCTGGTGCATTGGAAATCAGTACAAAGACTGTTTATCGAAGTGTTAAGAAATTAGTTGAGTTAGGCATCGTCGAAAAGGTAGCACAAAGCAAATTAAACGGCATTAAAGGGGCTAGTATTTATCGCATTCTACCTTATGTCCCATCGAGCGTGTCCCAACGAACGACAGCCGATGAAAGCAGTATTGACGCGGTTTGCCATCCACAATCTGAAAACCAATCATCTAGTTCTTTTTATCTTTTTAGTTTTAAACAAGCAAATAATATTATGAGTCTTGGTAATGAATTGGCTTTGCAAGCTGAAAAGAAAACAGAGTACATGAACGAGTATCAAGTGATGCTGTTTGATTTCATGAATTGTTTGCCATTAGCAGATAACCTAAAGGATGAACTACACAAAGTTGTATTAGCTGCACAGGTTCAAAATGTACCTGACTTCATTAAAGCTAAAAATGTTCTATTCAAGATTGCAATGGATATTAAAGAAGGTACTTTGACTGTAGCAAGTACATTAAGAGCCGTATTTGTTGGAGCATATAACAAGGCTGTTAACCGTTTAGAAAGTAAGTCGAGTAAAT
Protein-coding sequences here:
- a CDS encoding helix-turn-helix domain-containing protein, whose amino-acid sequence is MAFEYLAQYTTFDSVADMDKSVEDHMAVHYYDLTESERAIVYKLASHSLEHTGACHLKASTIAGALEISTKTVYRSVKKLVELGIVEKVAQSKLNGIKGASIYRILPYVPSSVSQRTTADESSIDAVCHPQSENQSSSSFYLFSFKQANNIMSLGNELALQAEKKTEYMNEYQVMLFDFMNCLPLADNLKDELHKVVLAAQVQNVPDFIKAKNVLFKIAMDIKEGTLTVASTLRAVFVGAYNKAVNRLESKSSKSSSIEETPYKERPVPFYNWLKERDRLPQSISRPTLDNWLEW